In Halovivax gelatinilyticus, the following are encoded in one genomic region:
- a CDS encoding twin-arginine translocation signal domain-containing protein, producing MQRPERSRRTFLGTTAVAAGTALAGCLLPRGNLASGTPSKLTFEDVDEQFRTRTEAVYERVAEMMDAAVTDETAIELIDTAEMQEIAVGMGLTGETTTQQLAHRALGLVDDLEPELPFEFAGAYFPGSRTITFVGEDGDDIDDQLIAHELCHAIQFQSSDVGSLNRTWSAGFDRYNAKQALVEGTAQYVEDEYVGGCDGHFSECHIGGPRAAGLSRVDPALLLAFGAYINGHEFAAALADRNGWDAIWDAHATPPVSTGQILHPEWYPDREPEPIESPSHPSDRWSTLDTEQLGMQSLFVTLWNEGVLPEESIYTNGDDETDEVFSSLVRYRAPVSDAWRGDAFTAFRRSDGRHGWRWQLRFSDSSAAETSFEYFSEWAEARGDRTSAGDVWERTDRYLTLAMDGDELIVAMAPEVDELDAIASTN from the coding sequence ATGCAGCGGCCCGAACGTTCGAGGCGCACGTTTCTCGGTACGACCGCCGTCGCCGCGGGTACGGCCCTGGCGGGATGTCTGCTCCCTCGAGGGAATCTCGCGTCCGGGACGCCCTCGAAACTCACCTTCGAAGACGTCGACGAGCAATTTCGAACCCGGACCGAAGCGGTGTACGAACGCGTCGCCGAGATGATGGACGCGGCGGTCACCGACGAGACGGCGATCGAGCTCATCGACACGGCGGAGATGCAAGAGATAGCGGTCGGCATGGGCCTCACCGGAGAGACGACGACCCAGCAACTCGCTCACCGCGCGCTCGGGCTCGTCGATGATCTCGAACCCGAACTCCCGTTCGAGTTCGCCGGCGCGTACTTTCCGGGGTCGAGGACGATCACGTTCGTCGGCGAGGACGGGGACGATATCGACGATCAGTTGATCGCACACGAACTCTGTCACGCGATCCAGTTTCAATCGTCGGACGTCGGCAGTCTGAATCGGACCTGGTCCGCCGGGTTCGACCGATACAACGCGAAACAGGCGCTCGTCGAGGGCACCGCCCAGTACGTCGAAGACGAGTACGTCGGCGGCTGCGACGGCCACTTCTCGGAGTGTCACATCGGGGGACCACGAGCCGCTGGACTCAGCCGGGTCGATCCCGCATTGCTGCTCGCCTTCGGCGCGTACATCAACGGACACGAGTTCGCGGCCGCGCTCGCCGACCGAAACGGCTGGGACGCGATATGGGACGCCCACGCCACGCCACCCGTCTCGACCGGACAGATCCTCCATCCCGAGTGGTATCCGGATCGCGAACCGGAGCCGATCGAGTCGCCATCCCATCCGAGCGACCGGTGGTCGACGCTCGATACCGAGCAACTCGGCATGCAATCGCTCTTTGTCACCCTCTGGAACGAAGGAGTACTCCCCGAGGAATCGATCTACACGAACGGTGACGACGAGACGGACGAGGTGTTCTCCTCGCTCGTTCGGTATCGCGCCCCGGTATCCGACGCCTGGCGGGGCGACGCGTTCACCGCGTTTCGTCGATCCGACGGGCGCCACGGCTGGCGGTGGCAACTACGATTCTCAGATTCGAGCGCCGCCGAGACCAGTTTCGAGTACTTCAGCGAGTGGGCCGAGGCGCGGGGAGACCGTACGTCCGCGGGAGACGTCTGGGAGCGTACCGACCGGTATCTGACGCTCGCGATGGACGGAGACGAGTTGATCGTCGCGATGGCGCCCGAAGTGGATGAGCTGGACGCTATCGCGTCGACGAATTAG
- the nadC gene encoding carboxylating nicotinate-nucleotide diphosphorylase, with protein MITGSQIERWLREDLGHHDVTNQVPGETSGRLVATEPGVAAGFDAGTAVFEYLGVDVVERAEEGTVVESGDTILSVDGSATQILRGERLAVNLVGHASGIATKTRGVVDDVRRAVGDDGTAPPPRVAATRKTTPGLRGLEKRAVVAGGGDTHRLDLSHMVMVKDNHVAEMGLEGAITHFTDRSSFATKIEVEVEAVDDAVRAADVGADVVLLDNMDPGSVRRAVDELETAGHAGVLTEASGGITEETVADYATTGVDVISMGSLTHSAPSLDLSFRTGE; from the coding sequence ATGATTACGGGATCACAGATCGAACGGTGGCTCAGAGAGGACCTCGGCCACCACGACGTGACGAATCAGGTGCCGGGCGAAACCTCCGGTCGACTCGTCGCGACTGAACCGGGCGTCGCCGCGGGGTTCGACGCCGGGACGGCCGTCTTCGAGTACCTGGGCGTCGACGTGGTAGAGCGCGCCGAGGAGGGAACGGTGGTCGAATCGGGCGACACGATCCTTTCGGTCGACGGATCGGCGACGCAAATCCTCCGCGGTGAGCGTCTCGCAGTCAACCTGGTCGGCCACGCGTCGGGTATCGCGACGAAAACCCGAGGCGTCGTCGACGACGTTCGGCGAGCGGTCGGCGACGATGGGACGGCGCCTCCGCCACGCGTCGCCGCGACGCGAAAGACGACGCCCGGGCTGCGCGGACTCGAAAAGCGCGCCGTGGTCGCTGGCGGCGGTGACACGCACCGACTCGACCTCTCACACATGGTGATGGTGAAGGACAACCACGTCGCGGAGATGGGTCTCGAAGGGGCGATAACGCACTTTACCGACCGCAGTTCGTTCGCGACGAAGATCGAAGTCGAGGTCGAAGCCGTCGACGACGCCGTACGCGCCGCCGACGTCGGAGCGGACGTCGTGTTGCTCGACAACATGGACCCGGGATCGGTTCGTCGGGCCGTCGACGAACTCGAGACGGCCGGTCACGCGGGCGTCCTGACCGAGGCCAGCGGCGGGATCACCGAGGAGACCGTCGCCGACTACGCGACGACGGGCGTCGACGTCATCTCGATGGGCTCGCTCACCCACTCGGCACCGTCGCTCGATCTCTCCTTTCGGACCGGCGAGTGA
- a CDS encoding aldehyde dehydrogenase family protein: protein MSTLPLAPESGWDALYRDGEWIEPGDRESIEVDNPYTRETIATVPAGTQEDVDRAYEVAASCQEAWANQPPQRRASVCNRALRALTDHWDEVVELLAVESGSTSVKSVAELQTAKGMMQQAASYPFRMAGEHADSIVPGKENVVERVPVGVVGVISPWNFPLHLSMRAVAPAIAAGNAVVLKPASNTPITGGLLLARLFEEAGLPDGVLNVVTGRGSEIGDAMAGHEIPRVLAFTGSTEIGQRVAKRAAENTALPALELGGNNVHVVTENADLDRAIDGAVFGSFLHQGQACISINRHLVHESLYDEYVDALTDRAASLPAGDPLDDDTVIGPIIDENQRDTMLEFVAESVDEGATIVTGGEHEGLVVEPTVLADASNQMAAACNEHFGPIAPVIPYADDEEAIELANDTVHGLSGSVHSADLSQARRIADGIETGMIHVNDQPINDEPHVPFGGVKDSGLGRYNADSILEEVTTTKWISIQHEPRQYQF, encoded by the coding sequence ATGTCGACGCTGCCGTTAGCCCCGGAGTCGGGATGGGACGCACTGTACCGAGACGGCGAGTGGATCGAACCCGGCGATCGCGAGTCGATCGAGGTGGATAATCCGTACACGCGCGAGACGATCGCGACGGTTCCGGCTGGGACGCAAGAGGATGTCGACCGCGCGTACGAAGTTGCGGCCTCCTGCCAGGAAGCCTGGGCGAATCAACCACCCCAACGTCGGGCCAGCGTCTGCAACCGGGCGCTTCGGGCGCTGACCGATCACTGGGACGAGGTCGTCGAACTCCTGGCGGTCGAATCCGGGAGCACCTCGGTAAAGAGCGTCGCCGAGTTGCAGACGGCCAAGGGGATGATGCAGCAGGCGGCGAGCTATCCGTTCCGCATGGCCGGCGAGCACGCGGACTCGATCGTTCCCGGAAAGGAGAACGTCGTCGAGCGAGTCCCAGTGGGCGTCGTCGGCGTCATCTCGCCGTGGAACTTTCCGCTGCACCTCTCGATGCGAGCCGTCGCTCCGGCCATCGCGGCCGGTAACGCCGTCGTGTTGAAGCCGGCGTCGAATACGCCGATCACCGGCGGGCTCCTGCTCGCCCGGCTCTTCGAGGAGGCGGGCCTCCCGGACGGCGTCTTGAACGTCGTTACGGGACGCGGTTCGGAGATCGGTGACGCGATGGCGGGCCACGAAATTCCGCGCGTCCTCGCCTTTACCGGCTCGACGGAGATCGGCCAGCGAGTGGCGAAACGCGCGGCCGAGAACACGGCGCTGCCGGCGCTCGAACTCGGCGGAAATAACGTCCACGTCGTGACCGAGAACGCGGATCTGGATCGAGCGATAGACGGCGCCGTCTTCGGATCGTTCCTCCACCAGGGCCAGGCGTGCATTTCGATCAACCGCCACCTCGTCCACGAGTCTCTGTACGACGAGTACGTCGACGCGCTAACAGACCGCGCCGCGTCGCTCCCGGCCGGCGATCCGCTCGACGACGACACCGTCATCGGGCCGATCATCGACGAGAATCAGCGCGACACGATGCTGGAGTTCGTCGCGGAAAGCGTCGACGAGGGCGCGACGATCGTGACCGGCGGCGAGCACGAGGGATTGGTGGTCGAGCCGACCGTCCTCGCCGACGCGTCGAACCAGATGGCCGCGGCGTGTAACGAACACTTCGGCCCGATCGCCCCGGTCATCCCCTACGCGGACGACGAGGAGGCGATCGAACTCGCGAACGACACCGTCCACGGTCTCTCCGGATCGGTTCACTCCGCGGATCTCTCACAGGCGCGTCGGATCGCCGACGGCATCGAGACGGGGATGATACACGTAAACGATCAGCCGATCAACGACGAACCGCACGTCCCCTTCGGCGGCGTGAAAGACTCCGGACTCGGGCGGTACAACGCCGACTCGATCCTGGAGGAAGTGACGACGACGAAGTGGATCTCGATCCAGCACGAGCCGCGACAGTACCAGTTCTGA